tcaacaaaacgaaaaatccTGCACTAACTATAATTGATACCCCAAAATATTCTAAAAGGGACATGTCATAAGcgataatttaagaataatacaagattattttcagctttaaaaatcCATTGCGTGACTACATTGTAACACTTCTCCTCGTTAATCTTGCAGATGTCTAGCAATACTTCTTCTTCGGCGGCCTATCTCTCTTTAGCTCAAAGCCTGTTTCCATTGGGTCAAGCAATCTCTCAACCAGTAGCTAGCCTGCTTGTGAAAAAGCTGCGACAGATTAAGATTGTCCTCATCGGTTCTATCATAATTGCCATTGGCGGGAACGTGACATACATGGCAGCGGATAGAGCGAATTCTGTTGCGCTGATTATCCTGGGAAGAGCTTTAGCTGGTTTTGGGGCAGGTAAGGTTGGGTGGACTGAATTCATTTGCCGTTAATTCGTATacggttttctttttcaataacAATTAATGCTGAATTAGAATAACTGTTTTTTCGAGTTTTGATGAAGACGATTATTCTTTGACACTGCTGGAAACACCTTGTgtgtggggagggggagggggagggctACGAATTTGACCCCCAACCAAACAAACATAAACTTTTGTAAAGTTCTGCGATTTTGCAGAGTTACAGTTAGTTTTTAACAAATATTGTTTAAACTTGGcaactttactgattttaagGCGTTTCCAGCCACAAATTATCGCTAACTGGCGCCAGTtttaagttgaaaaaactgTGGAAGAATCTGTTATGTTGCTACCGCTACCAATCTGTCTGAAGGCTTCGTTTTGACGGTTATCTCCCGGGCGGGGTGTACTCCCGTAtttaagctatataggtatgtgccgccccaaaggatagggtttttgcgccgttttggtcagaaaacgggtatagactttgcttattttggtctgaaatcgggtatggtttttaggcgaactacgggagtgtacgAACGTATTAAttctttcaattccaaatgattAAGAAAGAGAGAAATATGCGAGTTCGAAATGGTTTtcagaaatcttttttgttgctgttctaatctaagtaattatgacataatttcttaaaggccaggtctgagaATGCGTATGTATTTtggaggccaggtctgaaaacgggtgtgaaaaatgacattttttggtctgaaatagggtcccggatttggagaaccgggcggcactcCGCACACCCCTGCCAAAAATTCCTAGGAGTACCCCCGGGGGATATCTCTTGAAGTGAACAAGAAGGAAAGATAAGTTTGATATTTTAAAGTGACTGCTGATATGTGACCCTTCCTACTAGGTAGCGGAGGAGTAGCTTATGGTTTTATAGGTGCTAACACCAGCCGAGAAAGCCGCACCAAGTTTATGTCTTATTACAGGGTTACGTGTATGGCTGGAGTAATGTCCTCCACGATTGGTGAGTTTCTGATTATTCACGCCAGGAGCCCGTACCACTCCTGATCGATTATATAAGTATTGGTATCAATTTTTCGTTCCGCGACCAGCCACATTTTGCAGGCTGGTCATTACAATTGGCAGttctaacaacaacaaatacactcaatatttttactttatttttagtGTGTTATTATAAATAccactttatttttaatatttattgtcgtcatcatcatcagatCGTCGTCACCATCActgtcttcatcatcatcatcatcatcatcatcatttcaTCACCATTATCGTCACTACCGCCATTGCCGCCATCATCATAATCGCAGGATTACATCGTCATCATCGCCATAATAACTTCTATGACAACATGGAGTAGTACCTTAAGCTTCGATAATCATTTTGTACTTTGAATTTTTCCCCTCACTTGGCTAAACTAAGAAGCCTTATAATGCATTCACGAATAATAAGAATACATTATAACGTATCCTACCTCCTCATCAAGTTTGAATTCTAGTTTGCTATAACTAGGGGAAGAAAACATTTCTGATTGCTTTGAATTTGTTTTCAGCATCTGCCACCTTCTTACCCCACTTTGGCAAGAACGTTATCGGTAAAGCAACAGGATTAGATGAGTATTCTGCCCCTGCAGCTCTTACTATTCTCTTTTTGTGCGTCAGTTTGGTTCTGGTCACCTTCGTACTAAATGAAAACAACTGTTCACCGATAGGTAGGTTTATTCATATTTCTGTGGTCTTTAAGACTAGTTTAGCAATGGaaaattttgttctatttttttaatACGTTCACATTCAATTCCTTCTTCAcatttgttttccaggtggCTCAGATGCTGGCACATCGGTAAAAAGCTTGCTCAAGTCACGTGGTGTACTTTTGGGTCTGATGCTGTATCTTTTGAATGGTTTTGTGACCACATGGGTGGGATTTGTACTGCCTTTGATCGCGTACAACcatttccattttatattgCACAAATATGGCTGGCTAATGGTCGGCGTGTCTGCAACAGCAACAATAGCATCGTTAAGCATGGCGCAGGTGTCTAAATCCAGTTGTATGGGTAACAATAGAAACGGTGACTGGAGAGCATTGGTGATTTCATATACCGTCATGATAATCGCAATAGTTATTTGCTATCTGGGTGGTCCTTCGGTGAGTATCACTTACTAAAAGATTTTACAGTAGTTGTTCGATTCTTTTGCACGTGATTCACTTCGATCGTCTCTAGGCAAGAGAAGACCCATTCTCCATTCTCCCTCTTTTTATAAAGAAGCGGCTATCGTAACATTCGGAGCCTGCCGGCCAGGTTAGACTGTGCGCctagataaaagaaaaaattggcgCAAAATATCTCATCCCTGCAAAAGGAAAGTGTTAGattagcaaaataaaataattattgctcCAAGGTAACTCGTAACAATGATGGTAGTACGGCAGTTATTTGGCTATTTGAGCGTATGTTAGAGAAGTTTATGCATCTTTGCTTTTCGTTTACATTACCAGATAAGAAGAATGTATGTGTTTAGGTAATGTGAAAGAAGTTCATAGAAAGATATTAATTCTATATATTATGCGTTTCTTCAGGTTTTAAAGTCTTTACCAGTTGCAGCTAAGGAAGGGCTCTTTATAAGCGGAGCGTTAATGGTGTTTTTAACTTACTCTGTGGCTGGAGTGGTATTGCCTTCATTGATGACCAAATATGTACCCAAGTCTATGATGGTAGGTGCACAAAGCATCACGGGACCCATGTTGAAAAGCACGGGAATCTATCAGTAGGAATAATTGCTGTTGTGTTTCTCCTCATTTCTAACaaagcgattttcgtatgacaaGTGAATACAACGGTCACCATAACATCAGACAAACTGACAAGAAGCGGTGTGGCTTTCGATGTGGATTTCCATAGATCAGAGAGTTAGGTCAGACACAGGCGGACTTGATTGGTTTATCGCactgaggaaaaagaaaaggcgTGGCGAAGCTTATTGAATTGTTTTCGCGAATTGAAGCAATCACGCAGCgcgattttgattggcttagcgaGATGAGACAAACGCGAGGCAAGCCCTCTGACTGATTTAGCGAATTTGGTCATAATGCTAAGAAGCGGAAAGATTGCACGCGCTGAAAAGTTGTAATATCCTTCTACGAGATAATGAGTACTTTTTATCCTGTCAAATCTTGGCGGATTAGAATTACCACCCACATTCGTGGATGGGAAAGGTTTTTAAGCTAACATGGTCATATTTTTCAATTCCTCTTTCAGCCAGTTATAATGCCTTATGGTATCGCCGCAATGTCCGCAGGAAAAGTTGTTGCTCCACTCCTTAGCAAAGCAGAGTTGGTGATTCAGGGCTGGGACTTTCTTTTCATGGGATCCGCTGCTCTAACACTGGTTGGTCTGCTGTTGTTTGCTTATCTATATCGCGCTCCTCAGCCTGAGGAAACACCACTTCTCCCTGAAAAAAGACATACAGAATCAGTAGAGGAACCTATACTTTCTTCAGTAGAACAAGGACTCATGAACCCACGAGGGAAAAGACTTGAAGAAGTGTCGGGATATTTTGatagaaacaagaaagaaaaacacaatCAAGACGATTAAAGAAACAAATGCCGTCACGGCCAGTGGAAGTCAAGAAAAAAAGCGGAAGTGCTTTCCTTCTCCGCTCTGTCCTTTCCTTAAGATTGCGGATGGGATAAGTTGTTCCCAGGAGCGCCAGCGTTAATCCTCGTCAGCTCCAGTAACATGTTCCTGGGCAAGAATATTTTGTCTAAATTTCTTCTTAACGCTGTTTTAAGGTTACAAGTCATTCACTCAAGCAATTCAGACCTGGGAATTAAATTAAGACTGTACTTTGCATTAAACAGAAATGCCATTTGTACTGATTGCTTGCAGTCAACTAAATATGCTAAAccgaaaaagtaaaataaattgtgTATGGATCGAGTATggaagaaaatgggaaaaattggGTATAAATAGTCAAGTTTTGTGCGACAAAAGATAATAACGAGCAAAAATATTGGGTTTTGGTCATTATATTTTATAACAATTATACGAATAGCGATATATCAAATTGCTCAGAGTAGAGTAAGACAGTATTATATTTAAAACAATTGATAAAACCTTCTCACACATGAAAAACAGCTTAGCTCAGGCATGTAATGTAAGTAAAAttgaaagaatgaatgaatgaataaataaatgaaggaAGGAGAGAAGGAATGCattaatgaattaattaatGAATCTATGACCTCTAATAAACGAATAATGTCAATAAGGATAAACAAGAATTTGAGTTATAATCTCGGGAATAGTGTGGTTTTTGCTTCCTCTTATTCTCTATAGCATaaacagaccctctattttctcttcaaagtccgtcgagcgcgggtgataaaatataaactgcaggggatttattgaccgacAGCGGAAGGGGGTAGTGATggggaagaagaagaaaaataacacaacgtctgtgtacagtctaagaaagaacaaagtaaaaaaacgTAAACCTTATAGGTGCGCCACTAACTGGGATTGAGTAAAAGGTCCCGGCCCTGGGCCTAGGTCTCAGATTAAAGAACATGAAAAGGAGTGGTGGAA
The sequence above is a segment of the Porites lutea chromosome 3, jaPorLute2.1, whole genome shotgun sequence genome. Coding sequences within it:
- the LOC140930594 gene encoding uncharacterized protein produces the protein MMPLSKTNIAVVFLVGFVNYLEWAIVMTSIYPYILSMSSNTSSSAAYLSLAQSLFPLGQAISQPVASLLVKKLRQIKIVLIGSIIIAIGGNVTYMAADRANSVALIILGRALAGFGAGSGGVAYGFIGANTSRESRTKFMSYYRVTCMAGVMSSTIASATFLPHFGKNVIGKATGLDEYSAPAALTILFLCVSLVLVTFVLNENNCSPIGGSDAGTSVKSLLKSRGVLLGLMLYLLNGFVTTWVGFVLPLIAYNHFHFILHKYGWLMVGVSATATIASLSMAQVSKSSCMGNNRNGDWRALVISYTVMIIAIVICYLGGPSVLKSLPVAAKEGLFISGALMVFLTYSVAGVVLPSLMTKYVPKSMMPVIMPYGIAAMSAGKVVAPLLSKAELVIQGWDFLFMGSAALTLVGLLLFAYLYRAPQPEETPLLPEKRHTESVEEPILSSVEQGLMNPRGKRLEEVSGYFDRNKKEKHNQDD